The Motacilla alba alba isolate MOTALB_02 chromosome 14, Motacilla_alba_V1.0_pri, whole genome shotgun sequence genome includes a region encoding these proteins:
- the LOC119707133 gene encoding deoxyribonuclease-1-like, whose product MAASRLVLSLLAAALLLHVATTLKIGAFNIRAFGDTKMSNQTIANIIVSILSEYDIVLVQEVRDADLSAVNDLMDQLNSAGKHPYDFLVSVPLGRGTYKEQYLFIYRSDMVSVLGSYYYDDGCEPCGTDTFSREPFIVKFSSPTTQVQEFVLVPLHSEPSHAAKEIDALYDVYSDVINKWGTNDMILLGDFNADCSYVTSSQWPSIRLRSLRACEWLIPDSADTTVADTDCAYDRIVACGTALRQDIEPGSATINDFQKKFHLQIKDALAVSDHFPVEVTLEAH is encoded by the exons ATGGCAGCCTCGAGGCTGGTGCTGTCGCTGCTGGCcgcagctctcctgctgcacgTGGCTACCACGCTGAAGATTGGTGCCTTCAACATCAGAGCGTTTGGGGACACCAAGATGTCCAACCAGACCATCGCAAACATCATCGTCTCT ATCCTGTCGGAGTACGACATCGTTCTGGTGCAGGAGGTCCGGGATGCCGACCTGAGTGCCGTGAATGACCTCATGGACCAGCTCAACAG tgctgggaagcACCCATACGACTTTTTGGTCAGCGTCCCCCTGGGTCGGGGCACCTACAAGGAGCAGTACCTCTTCATCTACAG gTCAGACATGGTCTCCGTGCTGGGAAGCTACTACTATGATGATGGCTGCGAACCCTGTGGGACCGACACCTTCAGCAGGGAGCCCTTCATTGTGAAGTTCTCCTCACCCACCACGC AGGTGCAGGAGTTCGTGTTGGTGCCTCTGCATTCGGAGCCCAGCCACGCAGCAAAGGAGATCGATGCGCTCTACGACGTCTACTCCGATGTCATCAACAAGTGGGGGACTAAC gacATGATCTTGCTGGGTGATTTCAATGCTGACTGCTCCTACGTGACCAGCTCCCAGTGGCCGTCCATCCGCCTGCGCTCCCTGCGCGCCTGCGAGTGGCTCATCCCCGACAGCGCTGACACCACCGTGGCCGACACCGACTGCGCCTACGACCG CATCGTCGCCTGCGGCACCGCCCTGCGCCAAGACATTGAACCTGGCTCCGCCACCATCAACGACTTCCAGAAGAAATTCCACCTCCAGATCAAGGAT GCTTTGGCTGTCAGCGACCACTTCCCAGTGGAGGTGACCCTGGAAGCCCACTGA
- the LOC119707134 gene encoding deoxyribonuclease-1-like 2, translating into MGTVTLELSLLAVALLCPATAMLRIGAFNIQSFGDTKMSNKEVAEIIINVLRRYDVVLVQEVRDSDLSAVTELMEQLNSASTSQYDYEISGPLGRENYKEMYLFIYRTDVVSVVDTYQYEDPQDVFSREPFILRVSAPSTKAKEFVLVPLHSAPHDAVAEIDALYDVYLAIINKWGTDNMMFLGDFNADCSYVQPSDWPSIRLRTSDIFKWLIPDSADTTVGKSDCAYDRIVVCGNKLKRSILSNSAGIYNFQRAFQLDQEEALAVSDHYPVEVKLAA; encoded by the exons ATGGGGACCGTGACACTGGAAttgtccctgctggctgtggctctCCTGTGCCCAGCCACTGCCATGCTGCGCATCGGTGCCTTCAACATCCAGTCCTTTGGTGACACCAAGATGTCCAACAAGGAAGTGGCAGAGATCATCATCAAT GTCCTGCGCCGCTACGACGTGGTGCTGGTGCAGGAGGTGCGCGACTCCGACCTCAGCGCCGTCACCGAGCTCATGGAGCAGCTCAACAG CGCATCCACATCCCAGTATGACTACGAGATCAGCGGCCCCCTGGGACGGGAGAACTACAAGGAGATGTACCTGTTTATCTACAG GACAGATGTTGTGTCTGTGGTGGACACCTACCAATATGAGGACCCCCAGGATGTCTTCAGCCGGGAGCCATTCATCCTGAGGGTCTCAGCACCCAGCACCA AGGCGAAGGAGTTTGTGCTGGTGCCCCTGCACTCGGCCCCACATGATGCTGTCGCTGAGATTGATGCGCTCTACGACGTCTACCTGGCCATCATCAACAAGTGGGGGACTGAT AACATGATGTTCCTGGGGGACTTCAATGCCGACTGTTCCTACGTCCAGCCGAGTGACTGGCCATCCATCCGCCTGCGCACCAGCGACATCTTCAAGTGGCTGATCCCCGACAGCGCCGACACCACCGTGGGCAAGTCAGACTGCGCTTATGACAG GATCGTGGTGTGTGGCAACAAGCTGAAGAGAAGCATCCTGTCCAACTCAGCTGGTATCTACAATTTCCAGCGCGCTTTCCAGCTGGACCAGGAGGAG GCCCTGGCAGTCAGTGACCACTACCCAGTCGAGGTGAAGCTGGCGGcctga